The genomic stretch TCttcttttcatcatttttctttttcatttggaAATATACTTTCATCTATGGAAAActtgtatttattttcgtccGATGTATCTTGGTAAAATTGAAGATACATTGAGtcacatttttcaacaaaaaaaaaatctatcaaccttttagaaacggcaaacgtatatcgcaacaaaattttttacatcGTTGATTTGTATAAACTGTCAGctagtgtttgatacaaaatctatcacttcaataTTTCTATCTGCAATGTAAGAGAACACTAGTCTCAATCAATCAATCGCCTATTCTTgccgtcgttgtcgatagcagatgactagccgtttctatgaggttgaaaaagaaaacaacatcCGAGTGACATTGTCGCTTTAACAGTTCAACTCAAATAAATTATGCAGTCCagtccatacatttttgtcgtcgtgAATATTTATATggctaaaaatgtatttaattttttgttttgctttttaaGTTTGTcacttttgaattttctcgtctctcctttgttgttgttgttggtttggttgttgttattgttgttgtgtgttgcagacaaaaaaaagttaatctCATTCagtcattaattattttctcagtttttcttcttttttttaaatcgtctTCTTGCGTTTTTCATACAATTATCTGAATTGGATGAGATGCATGAGGTATTTGGTATTCGAAACTGCAAGCagaaaaaggaaagaaacaaaatcattatttGGGCGCTCTGTTAAGGGTGGGAGTGGGATTTTCAGAAAGACAATACTGAGTACTTTCAAGGATTTTCCTATCGTTTTCCACGGTTTTTCAGCGGATTTTTACTGATTCTGGATGGATTTCTTTTATGTAAACGACGTAGCGCGATGTTGTtcttaaatctattacttcttttgctagtgtttgacacaaaatctattacttcgtttgctTTAACATACGTTTTGAAAATACGACACGGTGTGTCTGAACCGATTTTAAgtgataatttttgaaaaacggatttttttttgattttggaCGCCACAAAAAtcagaatacaaaaaaatgtttgttttgtgaCACCAAACAATTATGCATTGCTGAATTCCACATACAAAATACtttattttcatgatttttcaaaatcagtCCGATGTGTTGACGATCTTTGACGAGAAGATGTAGGAAACGGTTCAAACACACATCTCTCAATTAGAGCACACCGGCATCAAAAACGAAGCTTTGATACTGAAACGCGTCGTTAGAGGTATTTTGTCTGAATCATATACTCCTGAGCATGGTGGATCGTAAGTtaatattgaattaaaattcttagCCTTTACATAATACATCTTCAAAAAGCTTTTGTAATTCAATCAGCCACAACcagaaaatgttaatttatcTCGAAGACAATAATCTCGAAGACAGGCCTTACAATACCAATAAACGAATCAGCAAATTCTTCCATGCATTCAACACGAATTTTCTATTAGTTCCATGTCAATGGTCGGAAATAAGTTTGAGATATAAAAACTGCCGGAATACACAAACTATAATAGAATTCTTCTATGACGATTCGGCAAACAGAGAGAAAGAGCTAAGAAAGCTATATTGTCATTTTCGTAAGCTGGAATCTCTAGTGCAAAATCTACAACATTATTCCTTCACATTGAATACGGATTGTTTACGAGCAAACATTTGATTTACTGGTTCGTGTTTTAAGCACAAAGAAAGTGTATGCCATGCATCTCGATGATGACAAACGTACCGACTATTTCAATATCCAattccattcattttcattttctttactaAATCTAAAACTCATCACCTAGCTCAGTCTTTGCAAATAGACATACGTGTACTCAGTACATGTGTATATGTACATATATGAGTGTGTATAAGCAGCTTTCTGCTTTACCACACCGAACAACCACTAAATATGCTTTCACAGCTCTTACGAAAGCTTTCATTAAATCCGttgtatttatttgaaaattgattgttATGTCAGTTCTACTCAGCTCAACGAGATGGATAACAATGTCAACTTTGACAACTTTGACGACTTTGACGGACAAATGaagttaatttatttctgtaCCCGACCGAAATAACAGCGCAATTTAAtgcgaaaataattaaacgaAATGGAGGTTGGGGAGATAGAGAAACGTAAATAGATTTTCTTACCATTCCATGACCTATTTCGGTCCACCAGGATGTGAATACTGAGTGTAAGCTTCGTCTGGCGAAGCTGCAGTACTAGCCTGCTCTGAATCAGGCATTTGCATTGTTGGTATAATCGTTTGTGGATAGTACGGATATGGTGGACTTATGTACTGTAATGAGACAATCAATTATTCTCTTGGCCATGAACGTTGGTGAATCGAGTAAACTTACCGATGAGCCAATTTGCAACGCTGCCATAGGTGGCATCATATGTCCGTATGGTACAGCTCCAGCATCGCTACTCATAATCATCGACACGCCACGTGGTTGAACCTGTGATACACCTTCAGGTTTATATGCCTGGGTTAATTGAGCCATCTGCATATACTGAATCTGATGGCGACAGGAACATTGGTAAATTGTCTGAATCATACAATTGCATATGCAACAAATACCTGATCATCAACCTGAGCCATTGGTTGTGAAGTCATCATATAACCCGGAACTGCATATCCAGGCATTGCATAACTGCCCACTTGTGGTACATATCGTGGAAATGGTGTACCAAGCTGAGCGCCAACATTCATACTAACGCCATTTTGTGGAATAGCTGCGGTGTCGTAAGCAACTGGAATTCCCTGAAGGATCTGTTTCGTTGGtggaaaagaaagaaagaaaaaaaccggTTCAAGGTTTTCGTTTTAGCGAAATAATGTCATGCTAATCAAAACAGTACATTTACTTCTGTCACATCTCGCCAAGCCCGACCATTCGGATCGGGACTCTTAAAGGCCTTTTTCTTTGAACCACCATCGGCAAATTTTACTAGCAATGGATCTTTAGCACCGGTTAATTGAGTACCGTTGAACATTTGGATAATTTGTTCACATTTCTCACGAGATTCCATTCGAGCGAAACCAACACCTAGATGACAtagttttcattattttgttataGTCCAATAATTCTACAAAAGAAATAATCATTCACCTTTCGATTGCCCTTGCTGGTCGCGTAATATGCGAGTGGAAATGACTTGGCCATATTTAGATAAAAGATTTTCGAGATCGGTCTCTTTAAATGCTGTTGGTAAGTTGGCGATATACAGGTTGGTTGGGTCCTGTTCTTGTTGCTGCTTATTAGTTGTGAatatacgaagaaaaaaacccAAAATTAGTTTGATATTCAACAGCCAATTTGAAGTCAAAATTTTAGGATAAAGGACcgaggaaaaatgttttcattagTAAGTTTGATTCGTTAAATAAATGATCATTATCGATAGCAATGACATGCGTACTTGATGTCCATGTAATTAAACGAAACGTATTATATAATGCACTGCACGGCATGTCACATTATATTTCCGATgcacaaacaacaaatttatataTTCGAATGCCATGCGAATGCATATGCAATGTTATAGAATTCAAATATTGGAGATAAGATTGCAGTTTGTATCACATCATTACATTCCATCAAGCGACGCTTGACTGTGCACCataatcgataaatttaacgaaagagTCAGGATTATTATAGGATAATTGGTATACATTGcttctttctttcatttcgtTACTGTAGGAcggtaaataattttcaccCAATTTTCACGCATTGTGGTACGCTTCTTTTATCTTTGATCAATTTGTTTGatgattaattaaatttgaaggaGCAGAAGATAAATTCTAAGTAATTTGAATATGACGTTTCATGTAGTGTGTGTTTAACATTTGCAAAACTGTAAGTTACACAGTCTTGGTAATTGCGCTGCcacattctttttttctttgaagaaATTCTCTAGATTGTCTGATGGAAACGACACATCGGCATCGTAAAGGGATAAGTTTGGTACCAACGAGCGTTGCTACAGGATTATGTATTTAGCTGGTAAAAAATCTTCTCGTACAGTAAACTACTGCGGTACTTTTCGTACAGGATACTGCGATACTTTTtactaaaaaattgtttataatttcaaaagaGATTTTCAGTGACCGGTATAAACAAGTCCTTAGCGGTATAGTAGATTCTGTCTTGTTCACAGCTGTATAAAATATTAAGACATTCAATTGTCCGGAAACGCACCACAGTAATTTCATTATGTTTcaatttcaagtaaaattttctttttcaatcattttaatgtaaaaacgACCAAAAAGCAAGTAACCAACTAGGATGTATTGTATATTAGTCGGTATCGCTCATTACGACTATATAAATAGTAATTTCCatgattcgatttttttttaattcaatcagCTGAACACAAATTGGAATTGACGCACAATcgagtaataaaaaaataatgaaaaaaagaaatccgtAGCGGATACACCAGAATGAACACAATCGTTACAATGTCGCAATGTTGTTGAAAGGGTCGAAATACGTTCGGCAAAGATGAGGTCATCAAATTTAGGGCCATTTATTATCAATCAATAGCATGTACAACCCGCATTTTAAAGGAAtacgaaaaaattaattagttaTTAAACGTTGTAGCGGCCATCAGGATATATCATTGATTCCCTCTTCTTCTGTTCGTTCATCAGTAATTTTGTTTCCCCATACAAAAAGAGAGATTTgtgatgaatgaaaaaaattacagaaGAAAATACGTCGATTTGaattaattagaaattctAATTGTGTTTATTCGGTGATtctaacaaaagaattctgtgTTACTATTCTGTGgctcatttaaataaatagaaaGGAAGTCGAAATCAAAGAATTTATAATCAACATCCGACCAACATCAGCAGCATCAATATAAATTGGTCATACAGGACAACAGAGAATGTGTATatgagtagaaaaaaaaaatcggattcTATGTGATAGAAAAAAATCGCCTTCCCATCGTAATTGTTCCTTTTCACACTATATTTCTGCGAAAAAATATCCCATGTTCAGTGTTGAAAAGGCGACGTTGCATGATAATTAATCATTTTGCGGTAGACATGTAGAGCGTTAACATTAATAATATACGATTCAATTACGAGGAgcgataataattttttaattttaattggtttGTGTGTTGTGACGATTTATCAAATACAATCCGAATTAATTAAATCCTATTTCGGTAAAGACTGTAAGAATTGACGATAAGGTGATATCATCAACATCTAATTTGAAATCTGCGAGCATTGCAACATAAATTGTATTCAATATAATCATCAGTGTTTGCATTTGAGGATTTATTTCTTGTGGCATTAGAAGAACAAGGTGAAAGCAGCACAAATAAATTACGGAGAAGTTGATTGATTTTTAACTTAAAACTTGGGGAAGCAGttaattctttcattttcgaCTTACGTCATTATGACAATTTAGATTCGTATGACAATATGGTAGGTACAGGCCCTGTACATACTACAgggagagaaaagtgaaattcgacatgttttctgatttggaagttgttgtggtttgtaaatgattatGTTCTTTTTGCGAGTTCGTGTCCAACAAAAATGTACTAAATGGTAATACTTACCAATGAaactaatgttgaaaatgTCACTTCTTGTGAGAAACTTATCGATCGAGGCATAGCCGAGGTCGGTAAAGACACAAGAAGTGCCATTTCCAGCATTTGTTCCATTGTCAGGTAAGGCActttactcaaaaacttgaggtaaagtttcaCCAcggtgaaataaaattaactgtacctcacgtttttgagttaacattttcattataactAGTTTTAGGAACCTGTGGcatcaattacaaaccacaacaacttcCAAATCAGAAAACTGTCGTATTGAAATTCTTCTAAACCAAAGTATCCTAAATAGTTCCAGTTTCGCTATTCTTGTATccgaaatatttgtttaatgtGACAAAAAAGGGGTGTGTTACTCGACCATTGATCTTGAGGTTACATAATTTGATCAACCATACCCATGATTTACGAAATATGATTTTCTTATTGAAATAAGAGACCACCATAGGCCACACTATTTAATTGCTATCAAAATGTTGATCGATTGAATAAGAAAAAGCCAAGTAATATTATCGGTAATCCCGCTGACGAGTCTAGAGAGAAGAAAAAGCGAAATGAGtttgtcatcaaaattcaattggtTATGATGTTGACATCGTAATGACACAGACATTCAGCAAATGAGTAAAAGTTTACAACGCATGTGATGATTCTATGTTATAAACACATAGATTCCGATATATATATcgataaaatagaaattcagAGAGTACATCAATTCCATATTGGTATCCATATTATcactgaatgaaaaaaaaaaacagtgaaTCGTTCAAGTGTATTTGAATTTATATGTACACAGAAGTTGGCTATAAAAGAAAAGTAAGTAATATGTTAATCTCTGTTATCTATGTAAATGTATATATAGAGAGATATATATATTGATTAAACAAGTCTACCAAACTCTTCTAACTTAGTAAAATAGAATTCTCAATATAATTATGGCCGGCGTCATTTGTCTATGGTATATATAGTAGTACGTTTAATAATATTACATgtaaatatatggaaaaaattacttggattttatatttttctattgCTTAATAACTGTACAATAACTTGTAATATTGTTttatatctatctatctatctatccatCTACCTATCTAGAAGTTCGTTCATAATATaacaaattaaagaaaaaaattggtaattcAACTAAGATTTGCAGACGCTTCAAAAGAAACCCAAAAGAAACtagaatattaaaataaagaaaattaatttccatcGGCTGcacaatttcgaaaaatttcccTTTATGCTTCAATGGAATTTGGTGTAGGTaggaaattttctttaatttgataaaaaacaatttcaactaTTTAATTTACACGGTTTGAATATATCACTCTATTCAAAATAATGATAAGGTAAAATGTGGGTAATTCACTCTATTATTATTATGGTTCTAGATGGCATTTTGTAATAACATGGTAAAATATAATATATGAAAAGTATAAAATCGAATTAGTTTTATAATTTGACTTTAATGTAAAGCACTACATGTATGCGAATGTGGGAATGTAAgtataatttgataattgtGTTATGAAAAGAGTGTGTGGTATTGTTGTGTATTATTATGCCGTGCAGCGTGGACTAATAAAGTTGATTTGGAAAATGGGAAAGGAAtgtttcacaacgcaggcgagaaaatagtcattttctcacttcagctgaaacttcgggagcctttgttgtgaaaaagattgtgatattttttaaattgtattttatagGGTGACTTGAGGTGGCACAGCTCTGCTCCAGAAGCAGTATTATGCTTATGACCCTCGCTATACTCTAACAACAccttcgaaatgaaaatttcaacttttcttcACTCGGTGATCAAATAACTATATCTTTACTAATTCAGGGAATAACCATTTTTGTGACACAATCGTGACACAGAGCAAGAGCAGCATATAATTCTGCATACCGAATTCAAGTCTTTTCGTTGTAAACTGAATTTATTCGGGGCGAATATTTTAGGAAAAGAATTGTGCATGTTGTAAGCACGTCGCATTCGAAAATGGCACACCATGACTCAATTGTTTTGATCTCGCATCtagattgtttttttttatcgattgaGGATGTTGACAATCAAAACAATATTATATGGAAACGACGAGATATAAAGTCACCGCATCACATTTATCTTTTATAGTCTTCGTCGCACATCttcaaattaacgaaaataaaCATCAGAAAAATTTACTAGAATTTGTTTTGCTCGTTGGCATCGCCTTTCGATATGCGCTTCATTTTAAGTAAATATCATAAAACATTCCACAAATTAGTTTGcgatttaaatttcattcagaaaaaaaaattgcggtTTTCCGATGCTTGCCTGTTGCAGTCttatacaaatttgaacgaacCGAGTGTTTATATTCAACGAAATACTTTCCGGTTGACTGATGTTTTGCAGAGCAATTGAAATGTTTCTAGGAATAAGAAATTCACTCTGGAAATTCAAATGATAAATAAGTAAAGAAAAATACTCGGAAAGAGATGTGCGGACATTTATCAAAATGCTTGCAAGCTCGTTTGTAAGATACATGGAGTATCTTTTACAGAATTTTAAAAGTGAGTGGATGAGTTGTTTTGCTGTACAACCTATTTAATATTAATTTGGAGCAATTCCACGCGAATGCTCCACCCGTACAATGTTCTTTGCTGCATAACAACGGAGCATGTTATTCGGAGATTATCATATCCTATTTACGAACTACAGCTTCAGTAAAGCTTTGAAAGTCATACGATAATCTCTTACGATAAGCTGTGATGATAAGCTGAAAGGAAAATTGAACGGGTTGGACATTCGCATGGAATGACCTTTTACATTTTGCTGGATGTATGTTATATGATGCTGTGTGTCGTTGTCtgttttgttgaataaatattttagtttcttGGCAAATTAGTTGTATGGAAGTGTACCATTTTGTGTTGGTTTAgggataaataataaaaataaaaatctatttttactTTGACGAACACATTTCAACTGTTTCGATCTCTATGTAAATGGCTTTAattaaactttgttttttgtattaGATTAAATTACACTTGCTGTATTACTGTTTTCATAACTGACCATCGTTccttttctaaaaaaaactctacaaatAGACTTAACTTTTGTCgtctaagattttcaaaagattagtaaataaattaacgGACAATTATTGGTGTTGAGATAGGTTGAGTCAAGgcaatttattgtttgtttcatAATTTCTTCGTTTCTTAGCTACACAAATTGAATCTCCATACTCCCTATTTATTGTGCAATAAATGGGCCTTTCCATTATGCACTCGTCCTTTGAGCCTAATCTTTCTCCTTTTCTGTTTGAATAACGAATTTTGCATAGTTGTCGCCTTGACTTTGCAGTATTTTTCTTAATGGTTGACAATCTTAACTTCTACTTatgagaattgaaaattatttctttaaaaagaTATTCCATTGACGAGAACATGTGACCTCATGTGCTTAGAAAACCAAGGGTATAAAtcttgtgaaataatttttagtcaGAGGACAGCCACAAGCTCTTTTCCagcatacaaacaaaagtgcttAAAGTTGTTTATACGAGTTACACGAACACACGTTTTAGCGGTAAAATCATATAAAGCCTTCCAAATAGTTTTGTTTCTAtgagctgaaaaacagctgaagaaagttcatgtctaaatttcactgactttCCCTGTACAATCAGAATATCATCTCGTCTTGTTCGTTGTTCGTATATAAAAACCTTTTTAAAAGGGCGAAGTGTTTAAGAGAAGTTTTCATTCGTTAACCAAGCGGgaagaatttaattatttccataTACTGTTCGGAATCATACAAGGTATAACGGGTTGatcgtttaaaaattttcaacccGAACACAATAGATGAAATTCCAAGAAGTACATCGGTTGACCGTGCTATAAATAGTTAATATCACCGTATTAATTCATATTCAGTTGAGATAAAGATAAATAATAAGAGATGCCATAAAATGTGGCCGTCGTGATatgtgaaaattcaaattcaatagTTGAGTGTAATTAAATTGAGGTTATTGTGGTCGATGAGATTTGAAATGGTGATATATGGACCATATGTTGAAGAAATCAGTTTTCAGATAATGCACCGTGGAGGTTATTAAAAAACTGTACATTAATAACCATTGGCTACGAGAGATAGAGGAGAAATTTTGTCGTGTTGTCTGATGACTAGACGAACAGTAACAGAAAGGTGTTAATACTTTCACATCCTGGTCATAATACATTCTTCCGATAGGGTCTAAAAACTGATGTGTCTACCtcttaaatcattttttttgacacTGACTATTAAAAGCACTCATTCCTATTTCCATACAGCAAACacttcattaaaaattaataacaCGCGTCGCTTCTCACTATAGTTATGGCGTCAAAGTCAAActaaacatttcaattcaTAAATTGCCTTGACTAcatcaataatatttttgttttggtaaTGTAAACTATATAGATTCAATTAGATTATTTATTGGAATTCATTAATTGGATAAAATCataagaaacaaaatattcacaatAAGAAACACAAGtcgaaaaacaaatgaatgaaaaccGAACTCGTCAAAAGAAGCGTGATGAGAAAAGTTCAAGGAATTTAATAACAGAATTCATCGCATTATTGTCCTTCTTACAACAGTTGAAAGACTTTTACATGAAGTAAATCGCAAGAAATTAATGAATTCTATTCATTGTCACGTTCCGGCAGCATTATTACTTTGTGTTATACACACAAATGTATTAATAAAGGACTGGGTTTCAATCATTGATGcgagaagagaagaaaaaaaaaattgttgagcAAAAAGAAACGTCGTCAGTCGTCACTCTTTGCAATTGGAAATAGTTTCGAATTTTAAAACGATTGATTCGAGAAATGTTTTGcgatttttaattataattcgTCCGTTTGAATTTGCTGATTCATCCAAAtgcaaaatcatttcaaaattgtcGTGTTGCTCAATATCAATAATGATGACTGCTTTCGTACTATACGTCTAAGTCCAACTATTCTGATAGTTTATAGCTTACTTGACCAGTCGACTCGTCTCATGTACAAAGAACCAGACAAGTAGACATGAtctattttatacaaaaattcgTAACGACTAATTACTTCCAACAATCTActacaacaaaattttgacaatatgATGGAGGTAAGGTCGAATCAATTAAATTACCCTCAGAACAGAGACTGAGAAAACTGTACCTACTTTCGAACTTATAatgattagattagattagatagGTTAATTCAGTCTAAAAAGGGTTTGAGCGATAATACGGATAATACACACATCGAGTTGAATTAGAAAAACTTTCTTATGTTAAGGGCCCACGCTCACATTCTATGTTGGATTTTGTGAAAGTGTTAGCAAGACTTGTCGGGTAAACTACactcattcaataaaaatttgctgTGCTCATACCCTCGCATAGTGCAAAAGTATGCAATGAAAGGtcagaatttcaattattccaccgactaaaaattttcaaaatagcTCTCGTAGTTATTGAAATGACACAGCAACGGACTATGTGTTGGAATATAATACATCCATTGAAATCCATAAAATTCTATGCGTACGTGACTTTTAAAAGGAGTTTGCCAGTATGCTAGTACacataattaaaaatgttacatttatcgcaaacgtttttttttttcgtttcattttgtgtgtgtatgtaaCCAATACGGATTGTATCGCAGTGAATTGTTGCATTCAGAAACGAAAACCGTGTCGGCATTATCACTTACATCCTGTTTCTCATCAAagattaaatgaaaaacacaATAGTTTTATGTATACCAAAatgaagacgaagaaaaatgaaagaaaaattgaaaaaaaaaagaaatgaaatcaacagaaacgaaaaaaaagtagaaTGAATGGGAAAGGTGGGGTAAGTATTACTTGCATGCAAACAAACGTACAATCGCCGGCCTGTGTAACATCCAGATACCCACTTTGGCCATCTGAGCTTGAATGCCCTTCGATTGGAGCCCTTTTACCGCTCCTTCAGCACATGCGGCTGATTCAAAGTCTACAAAACCATAACCTGTAATCAGAAAGAAATCCAAATGATACGTAAATCTAGCCGATATACGAAAGTGTCATGAAGGTTAatgcaaatatttcatttttaataatattgtgTATGCAATTGCAAATATAGTGATCCAATCAACTACtaaaatttgtgtaaaatgtgcaccagaaaaaaacgaaacaaaattgtaacagaaaaataattcataaaataGCACAAAATACCTTTacatttgtttgttgttttatcTAAAATTGCCTTAGTGGAAATGATAGTTCCGTatctgaaaagaaaagaaagacaaACAATCAGTACACTTTTCGTTTGTAAAGTTAGGATTGGATTCTCtttgttttacaatttatctTATGGAGATATCGAatgtattttcgattttatttatgtgcTAATAGAAATGCTAAGTAAAAGTATAACAGTTGCTTCCATATTTGCCTATTCACGGGGCGGGGTGAGCCTTTTGTTCAATTGTTATCTGAGAAAATGAACACCGGcccacaaataaataaaaatctaaaatttatgCGACTCGTGTCTCACTCGCAATAGGATGAGCACGGAGTAAAATCCTCAGACTCTATTACTCATCACGATAACAGCAGGTAGAGTGCTATTACACACCTGAATATTCTTGTTGCCTGGAGCAAATTCTGAGCAGACAGAAGGCGTAATAGTCCACTAAAAGAagctttgtgaaaaatatGGCCAACTGATTTTACTACCTGGCCCAtctgaaagttgaccattacatatcGATTTCTTACTGCAAAAATGTTCGATTGCATATggactattttcggttcaattttttcattttcctatgTGGTAATCACTTGCGCATGGGTGAGGTAGTAGACCAGagtacattggatgctgctgaGAACTTAATTACTtcggaaacaactttgtgatactcgcaaactcactctTTTCGACAAGTTGCATACctccaatgaaagtgtaaaacaagtatggtctattgtccgctcggaggacataaaaatttgattttcgtacttaaacgcactcattttcatattattttgacataaaatgtgagtgcgtttaagacgaattcgccgatcgaccatacctgttcttgttctagactttcattgcatACCTCGGCCTTTGGCTCGGATATAGGTCAtcgaaaagacagttaccgaagaTTGTTGCAGGaaaaaacacacgagtgagtttgctTTTATAACAAAGATTTTACCTCATGTGATGAATTACTATGGCAGCATTTACTATAACCTGCTACTCCTCTTGCACATACCTTTACTGTATGTTCATTTGATCGAGAAATGAATCTCATAATTGCTTAATAGAGAGTACATTGTATACAGACAATTATTGGCTTGGcgtcatttattttttccgaatttattgtttgaaatttgcatagaaaccaaaat from Bradysia coprophila strain Holo2 unplaced genomic scaffold, BU_Bcop_v1 contig_138, whole genome shotgun sequence encodes the following:
- the LOC119073798 gene encoding protein alan shepard isoform X9, whose amino-acid sequence is MMGTAAPPRNAYPGAPPGSIKGGQRPAMTSPAGGLAGAPYRGAGWTPQGYAPTQQAYRYTAPIHQPSYAAYTPHTTAYGQRVPTAASPSNTNSSSSSNTGSQSGTLSTSLSNTNTNTTMGPNGTSQVQETLSKTNLYIRGLQQCTTDKDLVIMCQQYGTIISTKAILDKTTNKCKGYGFVDFESAACAEGAVKGLQSKGIQAQMAKVGIWMLHRPAIQQEQDPTNLYIANLPTAFKETDLENLLSKYGQVISTRILRDQQGQSKGVGFARMESREKCEQIIQMFNGTQLTGAKDPLLVKFADGGSKKKAFKSPDPNGRAWRDVTEVNILQGIPVAYDTAAIPQNGVSMNVGAQLGTPFPRYVPQVGSYAMPGYAVPGYMMTSQPMAQVDDQIQYMQMAQLTQAYKPEGVSQVQPRGVSMIMSSDAGAVPYGHMMPPMAALQIGSSYISPPYPYYPQTIIPTMQMPDSEQASTAASPDEAYTQYSHPGGPK
- the LOC119073798 gene encoding protein alan shepard isoform X14 encodes the protein MDNNDVHLNVFSSGGVWQKMCYCGKLKYCHMYGQRVPTAASPSNTNSSSSSNTGSQSGTLSTSLSNTNTNTTMGPNGTSQVQETLSKTNLYIRGLQQCTTDKDLVIMCQQYGTIISTKAILDKTTNKCKGYGFVDFESAACAEGAVKGLQSKGIQAQMAKVGIWMLHRPAIQQEQDPTNLYIANLPTAFKETDLENLLSKYGQVISTRILRDQQGQSKGVGFARMESREKCEQIIQMFNGTQLTGAKDPLLVKFADGGSKKKAFKSPDPNGRAWRDVTEILQGIPVAYDTAAIPQNGVSMNVGAQLGTPFPRYVPQVGSYAMPGYAVPGYMMTSQPMAQVDDQIQYMQMAQLTQAYKPEGVSQVQPRGVSMIMSSDAGAVPYGHMMPPMAALQIGSSYISPPYPYYPQTIIPTMQMPDSEQASTAASPDEAYTQYSHPGGPK
- the LOC119073798 gene encoding protein alan shepard isoform X19, which codes for MFPQSSNLMTDSSYWLSQYSPPLYGQRVPTAASPSNTNSSSSSNTGSQSGTLSTSLSNTNTNTTMGPNGTSQVQETLSKTNLYIRGLQQCTTDKDLVIMCQQYGTIISTKAILDKTTNKCKGYGFVDFESAACAEGAVKGLQSKGIQAQMAKVGIWMLHRPAIQQEQDPTNLYIANLPTAFKETDLENLLSKYGQVISTRILRDQQGQSKGVGFARMESREKCEQIIQMFNGTQLTGAKDPLLVKFADGGSKKKAFKSPDPNGRAWRDVTEILQGIPVAYDTAAIPQNGVSMNVGAQLGTPFPRYVPQVGSYAMPGYAVPGYMMTSQPMAQVDDQIQYMQMAQLTQAYKPEGVSQVQPRGVSMIMSSDAGAVPYGHMMPPMAALQIGSSYISPPYPYYPQTIIPTMQMPDSEQASTAASPDEAYTQYSHPGGPK
- the LOC119073798 gene encoding protein alan shepard isoform X2, with the protein product MQQPRYSPAPPIPTGIRPPPPMARPPAFANGTAAPPRNAYPGAPPGSIKGGQRPAMTSPAGGLAGAPYRGAGWTPQGYAPTQQAYRYTAPIHQPSYAAYTPHTTAYGQRVPTAASPSNTNSSSSSNTGSQSGTLSTSLSNTNTNTTMGPNGTSQVQETLSKTNLYIRGLQQCTTDKDLVIMCQQYGTIISTKAILDKTTNKCKGYGFVDFESAACAEGAVKGLQSKGIQAQMAKVGIWMLHRPAIQQEQDPTNLYIANLPTAFKETDLENLLSKYGQVISTRILRDQQGQSKGVGFARMESREKCEQIIQMFNGTQLTGAKDPLLVKFADGGSKKKAFKSPDPNGRAWRDVTEVNILQGIPVAYDTAAIPQNGVSMNVGAQLGTPFPRYVPQVGSYAMPGYAVPGYMMTSQPMAQVDDQIQYMQMAQLTQAYKPEGVSQVQPRGVSMIMSSDAGAVPYGHMMPPMAALQIGSSYISPPYPYYPQTIIPTMQMPDSEQASTAASPDEAYTQYSHPGGPK
- the LOC119073798 gene encoding protein alan shepard isoform X13; this encodes MDNNDVHLNVFSSGGVWQKMCYCGKLKYCHMYGQRVPTAASPSNTNSSSSSNTGSQSGTLSTSLSNTNTNTTMGPNGTSQVQETLSKTNLYIRGLQQCTTDKDLVIMCQQYGTIISTKAILDKTTNKCKGYGFVDFESAACAEGAVKGLQSKGIQAQMAKVGIWMLHRPAIQQQEQDPTNLYIANLPTAFKETDLENLLSKYGQVISTRILRDQQGQSKGVGFARMESREKCEQIIQMFNGTQLTGAKDPLLVKFADGGSKKKAFKSPDPNGRAWRDVTEVNILQGIPVAYDTAAIPQNGVSMNVGAQLGTPFPRYVPQVGSYAMPGYAVPGYMMTSQPMAQVDDQIQYMQMAQLTQAYKPEGVSQVQPRGVSMIMSSDAGAVPYGHMMPPMAALQIGSSYISPPYPYYPQTIIPTMQMPDSEQASTAASPDEAYTQYSHPGGPK